Below is a genomic region from Candidatus Baltobacteraceae bacterium.
ATCCGCCGGCCCATACGGCGCGCAAGCTCAAGCTGCGGCTTGGTGATGATGCCTCCAGCGGAGCCCATCACGCCGATTTGGATTTTCATGAGAGACTAGAGTTTATGACGAAGCAAGAAGCCACCTACCAGGCGATCGCGGCGCGGTGGAAGGCGCTGCGCGCTGCGCACGACGTGCGCGTGCGCGAGGTTGCATGTGTCGGTGCGGCGCGTACGCTGCTCTGCGTCGAGTACGGCGATCAGTCCCTTCCGGCCGTTCATATCGCTGCCGGAGTTCACGGCGATGAGCCCGCCGGGCCGCACGCCCTGCTCGTGCTGGTCGAGAGCAACGGACTCGATTCGCGTTTTTCGTATCGCATCTGGCCCTGTACGAATCCAAGCGGCTACGACGCGCGCACGCGCGAGAGCATCGACGGGCTCGACGTCAATCGCACGTTCGGTCGCGGCGGCTCGTCGCCCGAAGCTCGCGCGATCATCACCGCCAATCGCGACCGAAAGTTCGAACTCGCGATCGATTTGCATGAAGACGACGAGGCGAGCGGGTTCTATTGTTACGAGTACGGTGGTGCCGGCATCGGGCGGCCGCTCGTCGAGCGTCTTGCCAGCGAAGGCACGCCGCTCGATCCGCGCGAGGTGCTCACGCCCGATCCCGATGCGGAAGCCGAAAAGATCGGCGGCCGCACCCTCACGCAGCTGTTGATGCGTAACGCGGCGCGGCTCGGGCTCACGCTCGAAACGCCGTCGGCTATCCTTCCGTTCGCCGCGCGCGTTGCGATCCACGTCGCTGCGGTAAAATTCGCACTTTCTCAGATTGCCGTGAAATGATCATTTCTTCAAAAGATCGAAGTGCTCGCCTCATGGCGCAGCGCGATCAATTGGAAGTCGACGTCCTCTTCGTCGGGGCAGGGCCTGCCTCGTTGGCCGGTGCGATTCGTTTGGGTCAACTCGCGAAGGA
It encodes:
- a CDS encoding succinylglutamate desuccinylase/aspartoacylase family protein, which codes for MTKQEATYQAIAARWKALRAAHDVRVREVACVGAARTLLCVEYGDQSLPAVHIAAGVHGDEPAGPHALLVLVESNGLDSRFSYRIWPCTNPSGYDARTRESIDGLDVNRTFGRGGSSPEARAIITANRDRKFELAIDLHEDDEASGFYCYEYGGAGIGRPLVERLASEGTPLDPREVLTPDPDAEAEKIGGRTLTQLLMRNAARLGLTLETPSAILPFAARVAIHVAAVKFALSQIAVK